Proteins from a genomic interval of Streptomyces sp. Tu6071:
- a CDS encoding CGNR zinc finger domain-containing protein, protein MQFNHYGGEAARLAAALVNAAPAEDLAPLLRAHGIHRPPPTPRGVRELRAWAAASLAPCFAPSGGRPLDPEALAARCAHANAALEQAASLPRISLHDGTPHLHYGPEDQATVGHVKASTAAALAYVICSSSAHRLGRCARCDAAYVDTSRAGRRTYCTVRCANNDAVARHRGRA, encoded by the coding sequence GTGCAGTTCAACCATTACGGCGGCGAGGCGGCCCGCCTCGCGGCGGCCCTGGTCAACGCGGCCCCCGCCGAGGACCTGGCCCCGCTCCTCCGCGCCCACGGCATCCACCGCCCGCCGCCGACCCCGCGCGGCGTACGGGAGTTGCGGGCCTGGGCGGCGGCGTCCCTCGCCCCCTGCTTCGCCCCCTCCGGCGGCCGGCCCCTGGACCCCGAGGCGCTGGCGGCGCGCTGCGCCCACGCCAACGCGGCGCTGGAGCAGGCGGCCTCACTGCCGCGCATCTCTCTCCACGACGGCACCCCGCACCTGCACTACGGCCCCGAGGACCAGGCGACGGTAGGGCACGTGAAGGCGTCGACGGCGGCGGCGCTCGCGTACGTCATCTGCTCGTCGAGCGCGCACCGCCTCGGCCGCTGCGCCCGCTGCGACGCGGCGTACGTCGACACCTCGCGCGCGGGCCGCCGCACCTACTGCACCGTGCGCTGTGCGAACAACGACGCCGTGGCCCGCCACCGGGGCCGCGCCTGA
- a CDS encoding EamA family transporter yields MRTGIRSTPPRTGPPHAPTGPRAAGSLARLAPLLVLGQMCSLQLGAAVAKSLYGRVDPVVVAGMRLGFAAVLLALLVRPRLASYSRAQWLGACALGLVFAGNNLTFFLALDRLPLGVAATVELLGPLLLAVALSRSAAHLLAGLLGLCGVLLLGAPGGELPLAGLGFGLAAAGCRTAYVLLSKRVGRLFPDFGGLSLALLAGACALVPLAAVHGGGQVRADPGALLPGCAVALLSSLVPYALDMTVLRRIDSRAFGVLLALTPAVGALVGLAFLGEPLGVREVVAIALVVVAAGWSARAGSGGGARAAGQD; encoded by the coding sequence ATGCGTACAGGCATACGAAGCACTCCCCCGCGCACGGGCCCGCCCCACGCGCCCACCGGCCCGCGAGCGGCCGGTTCCCTCGCGCGCCTCGCCCCGCTCCTCGTGCTCGGGCAGATGTGCAGCCTCCAGCTCGGGGCCGCTGTCGCCAAGTCCCTCTACGGGCGCGTCGATCCGGTGGTGGTGGCCGGGATGCGGCTCGGCTTCGCGGCGGTGCTGCTCGCGCTGCTCGTCCGGCCCCGCCTCGCCTCGTACAGCCGTGCGCAGTGGCTCGGGGCCTGCGCGCTCGGGCTCGTCTTCGCGGGCAACAACCTGACCTTCTTCCTCGCGCTCGACCGCCTCCCGCTCGGTGTCGCCGCGACCGTCGAGCTCCTCGGCCCGCTCCTGCTCGCCGTCGCGCTCTCGCGCAGCGCCGCGCACCTCCTGGCTGGGTTGCTCGGGCTCTGCGGGGTGCTGCTGCTCGGGGCGCCGGGGGGTGAACTGCCGCTCGCGGGGCTGGGGTTCGGGCTCGCGGCGGCCGGGTGCAGGACCGCGTACGTCCTCCTGAGCAAGCGTGTCGGGCGGCTCTTCCCCGACTTCGGCGGGCTCTCGCTCGCGCTGCTCGCCGGGGCGTGCGCGCTCGTCCCGCTCGCGGCGGTGCACGGCGGCGGTCAAGTACGCGCCGATCCGGGGGCGCTGCTGCCCGGGTGCGCGGTCGCGCTGCTCTCCTCGCTCGTCCCGTACGCGCTCGACATGACCGTCCTGCGCCGCATCGACTCGCGCGCCTTCGGGGTCCTGCTCGCCCTCACCCCGGCGGTCGGCGCGCTCGTCGGGCTCGCCTTCCTCGGGGAACCGCTCGGCGTCCGCGAGGTCGTCGCGATCGCGCTCGTGGTGGTGGCGGCGGGGTGGTCGGCGCGGGCGGGGAGCGGGGGCGGGGCACGGGCGGCCGGGCAGGATTGA
- a CDS encoding Uma2 family endonuclease, with amino-acid sequence MSEATSDYGRGIDAEQALKYAIQHVAGERAEIVEGVITPVSPTWSHESAADEIREQIYAKVRELNCRIGSGDLDLPGSANWYIPDLAVVPRDVAKSADSLLPDQTLLVVEVTSPSNAETDRVIKRRRYAEYGAPLYLLVDRQERSTTLFSEPGPLGYTRVEGPHPFGTPLPLPAPFDLVLETGEL; translated from the coding sequence ATGAGCGAGGCAACGTCCGACTACGGTCGGGGCATCGACGCGGAGCAGGCGCTCAAGTACGCCATCCAGCATGTGGCGGGGGAACGCGCCGAGATCGTCGAAGGGGTCATCACGCCGGTGTCACCGACTTGGTCCCACGAGTCAGCCGCTGACGAGATCCGCGAGCAGATCTACGCCAAGGTGCGGGAGCTCAACTGCCGCATCGGGTCGGGAGATCTCGATCTGCCGGGCTCCGCCAACTGGTACATCCCCGACCTCGCGGTCGTACCTCGAGACGTCGCCAAGAGCGCTGACTCCCTCCTGCCCGACCAGACCCTCCTCGTCGTCGAAGTGACCTCCCCCTCCAACGCCGAGACCGACCGCGTGATCAAGCGCCGTCGCTACGCCGAGTACGGCGCTCCCCTGTACCTCCTGGTCGACCGCCAGGAACGCAGCACGACGCTGTTCTCGGAACCGGGCCCGCTCGGCTACACGCGCGTCGAGGGCCCCCACCCCTTCGGTACGCCTCTTCCCCTCCCGGCTCCCTTCGACCTCGTGCTGGAGACCGGCGAGCTGTGA
- a CDS encoding nitroreductase family deazaflavin-dependent oxidoreductase, producing the protein MPLSGEYEPSPEKWVREQVAEYEGSGGTRGTEMRGMPVILLTTLGAKSGKIRKTPLMRVEHNGQYAVVASKGGAPEHPVWYYNVKGHPEVELQDGPTRKDYTAREVTGAEKAEWWDRAVEAFPDYADYQKKTDRPIPVFVLTPKD; encoded by the coding sequence ATGCCTCTGAGTGGTGAGTACGAACCGAGCCCGGAGAAGTGGGTACGGGAGCAGGTCGCGGAGTACGAGGGCAGCGGCGGGACGCGCGGGACGGAGATGCGCGGGATGCCCGTCATCCTGCTGACGACGCTCGGCGCGAAGAGCGGCAAGATCCGCAAGACGCCGCTGATGCGGGTCGAGCACAACGGCCAGTACGCGGTCGTCGCCTCCAAGGGCGGCGCCCCCGAACACCCCGTCTGGTACTACAACGTCAAGGGCCACCCCGAGGTGGAACTCCAGGACGGTCCGACCCGCAAGGACTACACGGCCCGCGAGGTCACGGGCGCGGAGAAGGCCGAGTGGTGGGACCGCGCGGTGGAGGCGTTCCCGGACTACGCCGACTACCAGAAGAAGACGGACCGCCCGATCCCGGTCTTCGTCCTGACCCCGAAGGACTGA
- a CDS encoding acyltransferase family protein, with product MRAPGEAAAKPAGTGGKPAAKRRDPFFDNAKYLAILLVAMGHAWEPLRGDSRAASALYIFVYTFHMPAFIIISGSMSRSFDMRPDRLRRLITGVAVPYVIFEVAYTLLKRTAGGDPDYPFSLLDPWYLTWFLIALFVWRLTTPIWKLVRWPVPLSLAIAILAAISPDIGDDLDMQRVLQFLPFFVVGLKLKPEHFQLVRRREARLLSLPVLAGGALFAYWAAPRMNAAWFYHRDSAQELGAPGWTGVVMTLALFGCSLVLTACFLAWVPRRHMWFTALGAGTLYGYLLHGFLAKGSRFGDWYAADWLHSPVGEIAVTLIAATVITVLCTPLVQRLFKFAMEPEMRWAFRRDVEELAKRR from the coding sequence GTGCGGGCGCCCGGGGAAGCGGCGGCGAAGCCCGCGGGGACCGGGGGGAAGCCGGCCGCCAAGCGGCGCGACCCCTTCTTCGACAACGCGAAGTACCTCGCGATCCTCCTCGTCGCGATGGGTCACGCCTGGGAGCCGCTGCGCGGGGACAGCCGGGCCGCCTCCGCGCTCTACATCTTCGTCTACACCTTCCACATGCCGGCGTTCATCATCATCTCCGGCTCTATGTCCCGCAGCTTCGACATGCGCCCGGACCGGCTGCGCCGCCTCATCACCGGGGTCGCGGTCCCGTACGTGATATTCGAGGTCGCGTACACGCTCCTGAAGCGCACGGCGGGCGGCGACCCGGACTACCCGTTCAGCCTGCTCGACCCCTGGTACCTGACCTGGTTCCTCATCGCGCTCTTCGTGTGGCGCCTGACGACACCGATCTGGAAGCTCGTGCGGTGGCCGGTGCCGCTCTCGCTCGCCATCGCGATCCTCGCGGCGATCTCGCCGGACATCGGCGACGACCTCGACATGCAGCGGGTCCTTCAGTTCCTGCCGTTCTTCGTCGTCGGCCTCAAGCTCAAGCCCGAGCACTTCCAGCTCGTGCGCCGCCGCGAGGCCCGCCTCCTGTCCCTGCCGGTCCTCGCGGGCGGCGCGCTCTTCGCCTACTGGGCGGCGCCGCGCATGAACGCGGCCTGGTTCTACCACCGCGACAGCGCGCAGGAACTCGGGGCGCCCGGCTGGACCGGCGTCGTCATGACGCTCGCGCTCTTCGGCTGCTCGCTCGTGCTCACCGCGTGCTTCCTCGCGTGGGTGCCGCGCCGGCACATGTGGTTCACGGCCCTCGGCGCCGGGACGCTGTACGGCTACCTGCTGCACGGCTTCCTCGCGAAGGGCTCGCGCTTCGGCGACTGGTACGCGGCGGACTGGCTGCACAGCCCGGTGGGCGAGATAGCCGTGACGCTCATCGCGGCGACCGTCATCACGGTGCTGTGCACGCCGCTCGTGCAACGGCTGTTCAAGTTCGCGATGGAACCGGAGATGCGGTGGGCCTTCCGCCGGGACGTCGAGGAACTCGCCAAGCGGCGGTGA
- a CDS encoding hemolysin family protein, with translation MTAVQLLVGLLTLFTNAFFVGGEFSLISVRRSQIEPLAQAGDKRAASTIKALEHISAMLATAQLGITVSSLVLGAVAEPAIAHLLEPVFEAVSIPHGLVHPLSFVIALTLATYLHMLIGEMVPKNIALAEPVRTALLLGPPLVALTRLLKPLVFGINSLANHLLRLLRVEPKDEVESVFTDDQLARMVEDSSEAGLLSEADRDRLRDALELGTRPVGEIIKPGATLVTVDSTVTPARLERVAAESGFSRLPVTGEGGALLGYLHIKDTLGVTERDKPFPRAAYHPLTRVRIDTPLDDTLTALRTDDSHLAAVTGEEGRVRGFVTMEDVLTELVGPAAAG, from the coding sequence ATGACCGCCGTTCAGCTTCTCGTCGGGCTGCTCACGCTCTTCACCAACGCCTTCTTCGTCGGCGGCGAGTTCTCGCTCATCTCCGTGCGCCGCAGCCAGATCGAACCGCTCGCGCAGGCCGGGGACAAGCGGGCGGCCAGCACCATCAAGGCACTTGAGCACATCTCCGCGATGCTCGCGACCGCGCAGCTCGGCATCACCGTCTCCTCGCTCGTCCTCGGCGCCGTCGCCGAACCCGCGATCGCGCACCTCCTGGAGCCGGTCTTCGAGGCGGTCAGCATCCCGCACGGCCTCGTGCACCCGCTCTCCTTCGTCATCGCGCTGACGCTCGCCACGTACCTGCACATGCTCATCGGCGAGATGGTCCCGAAGAACATCGCGCTCGCCGAACCCGTGCGCACCGCGCTCCTCCTCGGCCCGCCGCTCGTCGCGCTCACCCGCCTCCTCAAACCCCTCGTGTTCGGCATCAACAGCCTCGCCAACCACCTCCTGCGGCTGCTGCGCGTCGAGCCGAAGGACGAGGTCGAGTCCGTCTTCACCGACGACCAGCTCGCCCGCATGGTCGAGGACAGCAGCGAGGCGGGGCTGCTCAGCGAGGCCGACCGCGACCGGCTGCGCGACGCGCTCGAACTCGGCACCCGTCCCGTCGGCGAGATCATCAAGCCCGGCGCGACGCTCGTCACGGTCGACAGCACGGTCACCCCGGCCCGCCTCGAACGCGTCGCCGCCGAGTCCGGCTTCTCGCGGCTGCCGGTGACCGGCGAGGGCGGCGCGCTCCTCGGCTACCTCCACATCAAGGACACGCTCGGCGTCACCGAGCGGGACAAGCCATTTCCGCGCGCCGCCTACCACCCCCTCACGCGCGTCCGCATCGACACCCCGCTCGACGACACGCTCACCGCGCTGCGCACCGACGACAGCCACCTCGCGGCCGTGACGGGCGAGGAGGGGCGGGTACGCGGCTTCGTGACGATGGAGGACGTGCTGACGGAGCTGGTGGGCCCGGCGGCGGCGGGCTGA
- a CDS encoding hemolysin family protein, translating into MIAVVQLLVAALLTLACALFVAAEFSLTTVERSDLERAVDAGERGAEGALAAVRSLTFQLSGAQLGITVTSLVIGMLAEPAVTELLHGPLSAIGLPRGATSTIGSILGVGVSTVVLMVIGELVPKNWAISRPVTVARAVAGPHRRFSAFFGFFIHSLNATANFFVRRLGLEPTEELASVRGPEELVALARHSAAEGALEPDSAELFIRTLHLNDLTAENVMTPRVEVQALAEGASALDAANLAHATGLSRFPVYREHLDEVTGTVHIRDVLALEPAARARTRVTDLATPPLLVPDSLPADTLLARMRAARTMAVVIDEYGGTAGVVTVEDIVEEVVGEVRDEHDPEETEDLVPGAPSTDGRETWEADGSLRLDQLRLIGLDAPEGPYETVAGLLATRLGRIPEAGDVVELGELDATAQGWEFTVLSVEHHRAERVRVVKPAEDDAAHVEEDGR; encoded by the coding sequence GTGATCGCCGTCGTCCAGCTCCTCGTCGCCGCCCTTCTCACCCTCGCCTGCGCGCTCTTCGTCGCCGCCGAGTTCTCCCTCACCACCGTCGAACGCTCCGACCTGGAGCGCGCCGTGGACGCGGGCGAGCGCGGCGCCGAGGGCGCGCTCGCCGCCGTCCGCTCCCTCACCTTCCAGCTCTCCGGCGCCCAGCTCGGCATCACCGTGACCTCCCTGGTCATCGGGATGCTCGCCGAACCCGCCGTCACCGAACTCCTCCACGGCCCGCTCTCCGCGATCGGCCTGCCGCGCGGCGCCACCTCGACGATCGGCTCGATCCTCGGCGTCGGCGTCTCCACCGTCGTCCTCATGGTCATCGGCGAACTCGTCCCGAAAAACTGGGCGATCTCCCGGCCCGTGACCGTCGCCCGCGCCGTCGCGGGCCCGCACCGCCGCTTCTCGGCCTTCTTCGGCTTCTTCATCCACAGCCTCAACGCGACGGCGAACTTTTTCGTGCGGCGCCTCGGGCTCGAACCGACCGAGGAACTCGCCTCCGTGCGCGGCCCCGAGGAACTCGTCGCGCTGGCCCGGCACTCCGCCGCCGAGGGCGCGCTCGAACCGGACTCGGCCGAGCTGTTCATCCGTACGCTGCACCTCAACGACCTCACCGCCGAGAACGTCATGACCCCGCGCGTCGAGGTCCAGGCCCTCGCCGAGGGCGCGAGCGCGCTCGACGCCGCGAACCTCGCGCACGCGACCGGGCTCTCCCGCTTCCCCGTCTACCGCGAGCACCTGGACGAGGTCACCGGCACCGTCCACATCCGCGACGTCCTCGCCCTCGAACCGGCCGCGCGCGCCCGGACCCGCGTCACCGACCTCGCCACGCCCCCGCTCCTCGTCCCCGACTCGCTCCCCGCCGACACCCTCCTCGCCCGCATGCGCGCCGCGCGCACGATGGCCGTCGTCATCGACGAGTACGGGGGCACGGCGGGCGTCGTCACGGTCGAGGACATCGTCGAGGAGGTCGTCGGCGAGGTGCGCGACGAGCACGACCCCGAGGAGACCGAGGACCTCGTGCCCGGCGCGCCGAGCACCGACGGCCGCGAGACGTGGGAGGCGGACGGCTCGCTGCGCCTCGACCAGCTCCGCCTCATCGGCCTCGACGCCCCCGAGGGCCCCTACGAGACGGTCGCGGGGCTCCTCGCGACCCGCCTCGGGCGCATCCCGGAGGCCGGGGACGTCGTGGAACTCGGCGAACTCGACGCGACGGCCCAGGGCTGGGAGTTCACGGTCCTGTCGGTGGAGCACCACCGAGCCGAGCGCGTACGGGTCGTGAAACCGGCCGAGGACGACGCGGCCCACGTCGAGGAGGACGGCCGATGA
- a CDS encoding NAD(P)-dependent alcohol dehydrogenase → MKAVQYRTVGAAPEVVEIEKPEPKPGEIRLKVTAAGVCHSDIAVMSWSAEQLTFPLPLTLGHEGAGVVDKLGEGVRNVAVGESVAVYGPWGCGRCSKCQQGKENYCLEAARLGIYPPGLGNPGAIAEYMIVDDARHLMPLGDLDPVRTVPLTDAGLTPYHAIKRSLPKLVPGSTAVVFGTGGLGHVGIQLLRALTPARVIALDVNDEKLRLAKEVGAHEAVLSDENAVENVRKLTPGGRGAEAVFDFVGVPPTVKASGACAMIEGDVTIVGIGGGSLEVGFGLQAYETVVTSPYWGSRSEMGETFDLARAGAVDVHIETYALDEAPQAYERLHDGKVQGRAVILPNG, encoded by the coding sequence ATGAAGGCAGTCCAGTACCGCACCGTCGGCGCCGCACCCGAGGTCGTCGAGATCGAGAAGCCCGAGCCGAAGCCCGGCGAGATCCGGCTCAAGGTCACGGCGGCGGGGGTCTGCCACTCCGACATCGCCGTCATGAGCTGGAGCGCCGAGCAGCTCACGTTCCCGCTCCCGCTCACCCTCGGCCACGAGGGCGCGGGCGTCGTCGACAAGCTCGGCGAGGGCGTGCGCAACGTCGCCGTCGGCGAGTCCGTCGCGGTGTACGGGCCGTGGGGCTGCGGGCGCTGCTCCAAGTGCCAGCAGGGCAAGGAGAACTACTGCCTCGAAGCGGCCCGCCTCGGCATCTACCCGCCCGGACTCGGCAACCCCGGCGCGATCGCCGAGTACATGATCGTGGACGACGCCCGGCACCTCATGCCGCTCGGCGACCTCGACCCGGTCAGGACGGTGCCGCTTACGGACGCGGGGCTCACCCCGTACCACGCCATCAAGCGCTCGCTGCCCAAGCTCGTGCCCGGCTCGACCGCCGTCGTCTTCGGCACCGGCGGCCTCGGGCACGTCGGCATCCAGCTCCTGCGCGCCCTGACCCCCGCCCGCGTCATCGCGCTCGACGTCAACGACGAGAAGCTGCGCCTCGCCAAGGAGGTCGGCGCGCACGAGGCCGTGCTCTCCGACGAGAACGCCGTCGAGAACGTCCGCAAGCTCACCCCCGGGGGCCGGGGCGCCGAGGCCGTCTTCGACTTCGTCGGCGTCCCGCCGACCGTCAAGGCGTCCGGCGCCTGCGCCATGATCGAGGGCGACGTCACGATCGTCGGCATCGGCGGCGGCAGCCTGGAGGTCGGCTTCGGGCTCCAGGCGTACGAGACCGTCGTGACCTCCCCGTACTGGGGCAGCCGCTCCGAGATGGGCGAGACCTTCGACCTCGCGCGCGCCGGGGCGGTCGACGTCCACATCGAGACCTACGCGCTCGACGAGGCCCCCCAGGCGTACGAGCGGCTGCACGACGGGAAGGTCCAGGGCCGCGCGGTCATCCTGCCGAACGGCTGA
- a CDS encoding PP2C family protein-serine/threonine phosphatase, which translates to MSSRPAMRPLTSRMWGGEPLRLRGHRVAWLVPAALLVLVVGLDWNTGGGYRMITWIIVVPGIAAALCGVWTTTLFAVVSCAVYVLMNLAWSEQYRTGWPDFVLVVGGGAVAVATCVLRLRAGRYVGHLQDVAETTRSTVLRPLPPHWAGMEQAAIYLPADTTARVGGDFYDIQPSRYGTRVILGDVQGKGLQAVTAAAAVLGCFREWGYHAADLAVVADRLETRMRRYQAYSAVMGLAAEEDRFATAALLGFPPMSGHDADPLDEIAQADPSQFPRPTPYEMEMVDFGHEMPLAVSPRGVREIETVPVLPLGLSALVRTVFAVRRFRVAADETLLLVTDGVTEARDRAGEFFPLVERIGARVAADAELVRPVRLVEVVRDEVLRHTGGRLTDDTTILAVRRAGGSDWPREPPARTRTRTGPAPAPSPAPPADRPPPGAGPPTGGPHPVGADRTP; encoded by the coding sequence GTGAGTTCTCGCCCGGCGATGCGACCCCTCACGTCCCGCATGTGGGGCGGGGAGCCGCTGCGGCTGCGCGGGCACCGCGTCGCCTGGCTCGTGCCCGCCGCGCTGCTCGTGCTCGTCGTCGGCCTGGACTGGAACACCGGCGGCGGCTACCGGATGATCACGTGGATCATCGTCGTCCCCGGCATCGCGGCGGCACTCTGCGGCGTGTGGACGACCACCCTCTTCGCCGTCGTCTCCTGCGCCGTGTACGTGCTCATGAACCTGGCCTGGTCGGAGCAGTACCGCACCGGCTGGCCGGACTTCGTCCTCGTCGTGGGCGGCGGCGCCGTCGCCGTCGCCACCTGCGTGCTGCGGCTGCGGGCCGGGCGGTACGTGGGCCACCTCCAGGACGTCGCGGAGACGACCCGTTCCACCGTGCTGCGCCCGCTGCCCCCGCACTGGGCGGGCATGGAACAGGCCGCGATCTACCTCCCGGCCGACACCACCGCGCGCGTCGGCGGCGACTTCTACGACATCCAGCCCTCCCGGTACGGCACCCGGGTGATCCTCGGCGACGTCCAGGGCAAGGGCCTCCAGGCCGTCACGGCCGCCGCCGCCGTCCTCGGCTGCTTCCGCGAGTGGGGCTACCACGCCGCCGACCTCGCGGTGGTCGCCGACCGGCTGGAGACCCGGATGCGCCGTTACCAGGCGTACAGCGCCGTCATGGGCCTGGCCGCCGAGGAGGACCGCTTCGCGACCGCCGCGCTGCTCGGCTTCCCGCCGATGTCCGGCCACGACGCCGACCCGCTCGACGAGATCGCCCAGGCCGACCCCTCGCAGTTCCCGCGCCCCACCCCCTACGAGATGGAGATGGTCGACTTCGGGCACGAGATGCCGCTCGCCGTGAGCCCGCGCGGGGTGCGCGAGATCGAGACCGTCCCCGTGCTCCCGCTCGGCCTCAGCGCCCTCGTGCGCACCGTCTTCGCCGTGCGGCGCTTCCGCGTCGCCGCCGACGAGACGCTGTTGCTCGTGACGGACGGGGTGACCGAGGCCCGCGACCGCGCGGGCGAGTTCTTCCCGCTCGTGGAGCGGATCGGCGCCCGCGTCGCCGCCGACGCGGAACTCGTGCGGCCGGTGCGGCTCGTCGAAGTCGTCCGGGACGAGGTGCTGCGCCACACGGGCGGGCGGCTCACCGACGACACCACGATCCTCGCCGTGCGCCGCGCGGGCGGGAGCGACTGGCCGCGCGAGCCGCCCGCCCGCACCCGTACCCGTACCGGACCGGCCCCCGCGCCGTCCCCCGCACCACCGGCGGACCGCCCCCCACCCGGGGCCGGCCCCCCCACCGGCGGACCGCACCCCGTAGGAGCGGACCGCACCCCGTAG
- a CDS encoding chaplin has protein sequence MRRMIRTASLALAAGAAIVGAAGAASADAGAQGLAAGSPGVLSGNLVQVPVHVPVNACGNTVNVIGLLNPAFGNTCVNADVPSHHGNHGGWNHQGW, from the coding sequence ATGCGACGCATGATCAGGACCGCGAGCCTCGCCCTCGCCGCCGGCGCGGCCATCGTCGGAGCCGCCGGGGCCGCCTCGGCCGACGCGGGCGCGCAGGGCCTCGCGGCCGGCTCCCCGGGCGTCCTCTCGGGCAACCTGGTCCAGGTGCCGGTCCACGTCCCCGTGAACGCCTGCGGCAACACGGTCAACGTCATCGGCCTCCTCAACCCGGCCTTCGGCAACACCTGCGTGAACGCCGACGTCCCGAGCCACCACGGCAACCACGGCGGCTGGAACCACCAGGGCTGGTGA
- a CDS encoding GlxA family transcriptional regulator has translation MHTVAVLALDHVIPFDLSVPIETFGRTRLPDGRDAYRVVVCALSPGEEVATGAFTLRAPYGLDALRTADTVVVPGTATPLAPLPAPVREALREVAARGTRIASICTGAFPLAATGLLDGLRATTHWAAAALLAETYPAVEVDPDVLHVDNGQFLTSAGAAAGLDLCLHLVRRDYGSAVAADAARLSVMPLEREGGQAQFIVAPWPATPRGAELEPLLAWLEAHLDEEVTVERMARQAGTSTRTLIRHFKEQTGTTPLRWLHRARVRRGQHLLETTGYSVERIAGQVGFGSAGAFRERFKRTTGVSPQGYRRAFGGVGAA, from the coding sequence ATGCACACCGTCGCCGTCCTCGCCCTCGACCACGTCATCCCCTTCGACCTGTCGGTCCCCATCGAGACCTTCGGGCGGACGCGGCTGCCGGACGGGCGGGACGCGTACCGGGTCGTGGTCTGTGCCCTCTCGCCCGGCGAGGAGGTGGCCACCGGGGCCTTCACGCTGCGCGCCCCGTACGGGCTCGACGCGCTCCGCACCGCGGACACCGTCGTCGTGCCGGGGACCGCGACGCCGCTCGCCCCGCTGCCCGCTCCCGTCCGGGAGGCGCTGCGCGAGGTGGCCGCGCGCGGGACCCGTATCGCGTCGATCTGCACGGGCGCCTTCCCGCTCGCCGCGACCGGGCTGCTCGACGGGCTGCGCGCCACGACGCACTGGGCCGCGGCGGCGCTGCTCGCCGAGACGTACCCGGCCGTCGAGGTCGATCCCGACGTCCTCCACGTCGACAACGGGCAGTTCCTGACCTCGGCGGGGGCCGCCGCCGGGCTCGACCTCTGCCTGCACCTCGTCCGGCGGGACTACGGGTCCGCCGTCGCGGCCGACGCGGCGCGGCTCTCCGTGATGCCGCTCGAACGAGAGGGCGGGCAGGCGCAGTTCATCGTGGCGCCGTGGCCCGCGACGCCCCGGGGCGCCGAGCTGGAACCGCTGCTCGCGTGGCTGGAGGCGCACCTCGACGAGGAGGTGACCGTGGAGCGGATGGCGCGGCAGGCGGGGACGAGCACGCGGACGCTGATCCGGCACTTCAAGGAGCAGACGGGGACGACACCGCTGCGGTGGCTGCACCGGGCGCGGGTGCGGCGGGGGCAGCACCTGCTGGAGACGACCGGGTACTCGGTGGAGCGGATCGCGGGGCAGGTCGGATTCGGCTCCGCCGGGGCGTTCCGGGAGCGGTTCAAGCGGACGACGGGGGTCAGCCCGCAGGGGTACCGGCGGGCGTTCGGCGGGGTGGGGGCGGCGTAA
- a CDS encoding GNAT family N-acetyltransferase produces MPRLTPLTLPPGTLSGHPQPVLPVVGTEAVLRPWQEGDAEAVRAAYDDPAIQYWHARRADTAAEAAEWIAEWRDAWHTESRAEWAIASGGTLLGRCGLHRIEALDGEGEVAYWTVPAARGKGLAPRAVRTLTDWAFARGFARLVLQHSTGNTASCRVATKAGYPLEATRSAAARHTDGWHDMHAHVSLNPRTERVG; encoded by the coding sequence ATGCCTCGACTCACCCCGCTGACCCTGCCCCCCGGCACCCTCTCCGGCCACCCGCAGCCGGTCCTCCCCGTCGTGGGGACGGAGGCGGTGCTGCGGCCGTGGCAGGAGGGGGACGCGGAGGCGGTACGGGCGGCGTACGACGATCCGGCGATCCAGTACTGGCACGCGCGCCGGGCCGACACGGCGGCGGAGGCGGCGGAGTGGATCGCGGAGTGGCGGGACGCGTGGCACACGGAGTCCCGGGCCGAGTGGGCGATCGCCTCCGGCGGCACCCTGCTGGGCCGCTGCGGCCTCCACCGGATCGAGGCGCTCGACGGCGAGGGCGAGGTCGCCTACTGGACGGTCCCCGCCGCGCGCGGCAAGGGCCTCGCCCCGCGCGCCGTGCGGACCCTCACGGACTGGGCCTTCGCGCGCGGCTTCGCCCGCCTCGTCCTCCAGCACTCCACCGGCAACACCGCCTCGTGCCGCGTCGCGACGAAGGCGGGCTACCCCCTCGAAGCGACCCGCTCCGCGGCGGCCCGCCACACGGACGGCTGGCACGACATGCACGCCCACGTCTCGCTCAACCCCCGTACGGAACGGGTGGGATGA